One window of the Nicotiana tabacum cultivar K326 chromosome 4, ASM71507v2, whole genome shotgun sequence genome contains the following:
- the LOC107765278 gene encoding splicing factor SF3a60 homolog has translation MSSTLLEVTRASHEEVERLERLVVKDLQTEPATNKDRLHQSHRVRNMIEQIIDTTHKLVDIYEDKDGARKDEIAALGGQTATGTNVFSAFYDRLKEIREYHRRHPAARVVIDASDDYEQLLIEEPQIEFSGEEGSGRYLDLHELFNEYYNSKFGARIEYTAYLDVFSQPQKIPRKAKSTRPYREYLQKLLEYLIYFFERTEPLQDLDRIFSKVTSEFEEEWTIGKVEGWENNSQENGSAPQNHTVIDLNSYSTVEELTIEGPDKLKEALGALGLKTGGTIQQRAERFFLTKHTPLEKLDRKHFAKGSRKPEQNGVMPAPQVGDDVKEIALMEAKIRKLCDLLDETIVRTKENVEKKQALTYEEMEAEREEDDVQAESESDEEDQQIYNPLKLPMGWDGKPIPYWLYKLHGLGQEFKCEICGNHSYWGRRAYERHFKEWRHQHGMRCLGIPNTKNFNEITSIEEAKQLWERIQEKQGLNKWRPDLEEEYEDQEGNIYNKKTYTDLQRQGLI, from the exons ATGTCGTCGACTCTACTGGAGGTGACTCGTGCATCGCACGAGGAAGTTGAGCGGCTCGAGCGTCTCGTCGTGAAGGATCTCCAGACCGAGCCGGCTACTAACAAGGACCGGCTCCACCAGAGCCACCGAGTTCGTAACATGATCGAGCAAATCATTGACACTACACATAAACTG GTAGATATCTATGAAGACAAAGACGGTGCAAGGAAGGATGAAATTGCAGCTCTTGGAGGCCAGACAGCAACTGGAACAAACGTATTTAGTGCGTTTTATGACAGATTAAAAGAG ATTCGGGAATACCATAGAAGGCATCCTGCTGCGCGTGTTGTTATTGATGCCAGCGATGATTACGAGCAGCTCCTCATAGAAGAACCACAAATCGAGTTTAGTGGCGAG GAAGGTTCAGGGCGATACCTTGACTTGCATGAATTGTTTAACGAGTATTACAACTCCAAATTTGGTGCGCGAATTGAATACACAGCTTATCTTGATGTATTTTCCCAACCGCAGAAGATTCCCCGTAAAGCAAAGTCGACAAG GCCATACCGAGAATATTTGCAGAAACTATTGGAGTATCTAATCTATTTTTTCGAGCGGACAGAGCCCTTGCAGGATCTTGATAGGATATTCTCAAAG GTAACAAGTGAATTCGAAGAAGAGTGGACAATAGGCAAGGtagaaggatgggaaaataacAGTCAGGAAAATGGAAGTGCTCCACAGAATCATACTGTGATTGATCTTAATTCTTATAGTACAGTTGAGGAGCTGACGATAGAGGGACCTGATAAGTTAAAGGag GCATTGGGTGCTCTAGGATTGAAGACTGGAGGTACTATTCAGCAACGTGCTGAGAGGTTTTTCCTTACGAAG CATACACCGCTAGAAAAACTGGACAGAAAGCATTTTGCAAAAGGCTCCCGGAAACCAGAACAAAATGGTGTAATGCCAGCTCCTCAAGTGGGTGATGATGTAAAAGAGATTGCCCTTATGGAAGCAAAGATAAGAAAGCTATGTGATCTGTTGGATGAG ACAATTGTGCGGACAAAAGAGAATGTTGAGAAAAAACAGGCTTTGACATATGAAGAAATGGAGGCAGAACGTGAAGAG GATGATGTACAGGCTGAGTCTGAGAGTGATGAAGAAGACCAACAAATTTATAATCCTCTGAAGTTGCCTATGGGTTGGGATGGGAAGCCTATTCCTTACTGGTTGTATAAGCTTCATGGCCTTGGTCAG GAGTTCAAGTGTGAGATATGTGGGAACCATAGTTACTGGGGCCGTAGGGCTTATGAGCGGCATTTCAAGGAATGGAGACATCAACATGGAATGCGTTGTCTTGGTATCCCAAATACTAAGAACTTCAATGAGATCACATCAATCGAA GAAGCCAAGCAACTTTGGGAAAGAATCCAAGAAAAACAAGGGCTGAATAAGTGGCGCCCAGATCTTGAAGAGGAATATGAAGATCAAGAGGGCAACATCTACAACAAAAAGACATACACGGATCTACAACGCCAGGGATTGATCTAG